One region of Polynucleobacter paneuropaeus genomic DNA includes:
- the yidC gene encoding membrane protein insertase YidC has product MDFKKTILWAVFSLSALMLYNNWQTYQGKPSLFSSAPSKPVGSDQGTNQNKGDLPSPVSGTPTNLSSALPKENVNLEQGEKFVLENDVLRLEISSTGANVIDAKLLKELNADQKPVELFQYTPAHKYFARSGLIAIGNPDLPNHTSAFKLQQAGKDGSGRPFLVLASERNGVKLEKTFLLNPGSYVIDVGHRVTQSNSNPNPLVLYTEIVRDGTSEPKIGPFGGAFSASTFTGPAAYTENDKFRKVNFEDIEKSKAEVPKQIPAGQSGWVAMVQHYFASAWIPGDKVARDIYADKVDVNLYRIGMQIPLGTIDKGATVVEKARLFVGPQEEKMLEGIAPGLELLKDYGYLTILAKPIFWLLAKIQSYVGNWGWSIILLTILIKLAFFPLSAASYKSMARMKEVQPRLVAMKEQYKGDPQKLNQAMMEMYKKEKINPVGGCLPVVIQIPVFISLYWVLLSSVETRGAPWIGWIHDLSVPDPYYILPIVMAISMFVQTKLNPTPPDPIQAKVMLYMPIVFSIMFFFFPAGLVLYWVVNNMLSIAQQWQINKLFGKKAGA; this is encoded by the coding sequence ATGGACTTTAAAAAAACAATACTTTGGGCAGTCTTCTCTTTATCGGCCCTTATGCTTTATAACAACTGGCAAACCTATCAAGGAAAGCCATCGCTATTTTCTAGTGCGCCAAGTAAGCCCGTGGGCTCGGATCAAGGCACAAACCAAAATAAAGGTGACTTGCCTTCCCCGGTTTCTGGCACACCCACCAACTTATCTAGTGCATTACCAAAAGAGAATGTGAACCTAGAGCAGGGTGAAAAGTTTGTATTAGAGAATGATGTGCTCCGTTTAGAGATTAGTTCAACAGGCGCCAATGTGATTGATGCCAAGCTTCTAAAAGAACTTAATGCGGATCAAAAACCGGTTGAATTATTTCAATACACGCCTGCACACAAGTATTTTGCGCGTTCGGGCCTAATTGCTATTGGTAACCCAGATTTACCTAACCACACTAGTGCGTTTAAATTGCAGCAAGCAGGCAAGGATGGATCGGGCAGACCATTTTTAGTGTTGGCAAGCGAACGTAATGGGGTCAAGCTAGAAAAAACATTTTTACTGAATCCAGGCAGCTATGTGATTGACGTTGGTCACCGCGTTACTCAATCAAACTCCAACCCAAATCCTTTGGTGCTTTATACCGAGATTGTTCGTGACGGCACCAGCGAGCCAAAGATAGGGCCATTTGGCGGCGCTTTCTCGGCCAGCACCTTTACTGGTCCTGCTGCATATACAGAAAACGATAAATTCAGAAAAGTAAATTTTGAAGATATTGAGAAGAGCAAAGCAGAAGTGCCCAAGCAAATTCCGGCCGGACAAAGTGGGTGGGTAGCAATGGTGCAACACTATTTCGCAAGCGCTTGGATTCCTGGCGATAAGGTTGCGCGTGACATCTATGCAGACAAAGTCGATGTCAATTTATATCGCATTGGTATGCAAATTCCGCTCGGCACAATTGACAAAGGGGCAACTGTAGTAGAAAAGGCCCGATTGTTTGTTGGACCACAAGAAGAAAAAATGTTAGAGGGTATCGCCCCTGGCTTAGAGCTTTTAAAAGACTACGGCTATCTGACGATTTTGGCAAAACCTATTTTTTGGCTGCTAGCAAAAATTCAGTCTTATGTTGGTAACTGGGGTTGGTCAATCATTTTGCTCACCATCTTAATTAAGTTAGCCTTCTTCCCACTCTCTGCTGCAAGCTATAAATCAATGGCGCGCATGAAAGAAGTGCAGCCTCGCCTTGTGGCCATGAAAGAGCAATACAAAGGTGATCCTCAGAAGCTGAACCAAGCCATGATGGAGATGTATAAAAAAGAAAAAATCAATCCTGTTGGCGGTTGCTTGCCAGTCGTGATTCAAATCCCCGTTTTCATTTCGCTTTACTGGGTACTGCTATCTTCCGTTGAGACACGTGGCGCACCATGGATTGGTTGGATCCACGATCTATCTGTACCCGATCCTTACTATATTTTGCCGATTGTTATGGCAATTTCCATGTTTGTCCAAACAAAGCTCAATCCAACACCACCCGATCCTATTCAGGCAAAGGTGATGTTGTATATGCCAATTGTTTTTTCCATCATGTTCTTTTTCTTCCCGGCAGGTTTGGTTCTGTATTGGGTAGTTAATAACATGCTGTCGATTGCGCAGCAATGGCAAATTAATAAATTGTTTGGAAAGAAAGCGGGCGCCTAA